The following coding sequences lie in one Kamptonema formosum PCC 6407 genomic window:
- a CDS encoding MbnP family copper-binding protein, whose amino-acid sequence MKRQLLLASTAATTLTIAGSYAAFTWTQAQAQTPQEVEIKFSARVGNQPLDCGKSYSNLGKPATTVTPTDFRFYVSDLALIDANGKVVPISLKQDGKWQYQNVALLDFENKAGACSNGTVEMRDRVIGTIPKGNYKGLQFTLGVPFNLNHSDAALAPSPLNLTSLWWNWQGGYKFLRIDLKNESGTKTNASEKEHGQHGHEGNQTGFSIHLGSTGCQASGDNQKPNSCSNPNTTKVILSNFDTNNNTVVADLEPLVANSNLETNQPNTPLGCMSSPNDGDCAGIMTSLGLPFGGKSAVKQTFFTVKK is encoded by the coding sequence ATGAAAAGACAACTATTGCTAGCATCTACTGCCGCTACAACTCTTACTATTGCAGGTAGCTATGCGGCATTTACTTGGACTCAGGCCCAAGCACAAACTCCTCAAGAAGTGGAGATTAAGTTTAGCGCGAGAGTCGGCAATCAACCCCTTGACTGCGGCAAAAGCTACAGTAATTTAGGTAAGCCTGCCACTACAGTTACACCCACTGACTTCCGGTTTTATGTATCCGATCTTGCCTTAATTGATGCTAATGGGAAAGTTGTACCTATTAGTTTAAAACAAGATGGCAAATGGCAATACCAAAACGTTGCCCTTTTAGATTTTGAGAACAAAGCTGGTGCTTGTAGTAATGGAACGGTGGAGATGCGCGATCGCGTCATTGGGACAATACCCAAAGGCAACTACAAAGGTTTGCAATTTACCCTCGGCGTTCCCTTCAACCTCAATCATAGTGATGCAGCTCTTGCCCCTTCTCCTTTGAATTTAACATCTCTCTGGTGGAACTGGCAAGGTGGCTACAAATTTTTACGTATTGATTTGAAAAACGAAAGCGGAACTAAGACAAATGCTTCAGAGAAGGAACACGGACAGCATGGACATGAAGGAAATCAAACAGGTTTTTCTATTCACTTAGGTAGCACAGGATGCCAAGCATCAGGAGATAACCAGAAACCGAATAGTTGTAGTAATCCTAACACTACAAAAGTAATTCTTAGCAACTTTGACACTAATAATAATACAGTAGTTGCTGATTTGGAACCGTTAGTTGCTAATAGTAATTTGGAAACTAATCAACCAAATACTCCACTAGGTTGTATGTCATCACCAAATGACGGCGATTGCGCTGGTATTATGACCAGTTTAGGTTTGCCTTTTGGCGGCAAATCTGCTGTTAAACAGACGTTTTTTACAGTTAAAAAATAG
- a CDS encoding FeoA family protein: protein MSQIHLGHLLPGQSATISGIQADEGLQQRLRALGFRASRQVQMIRRAAFFGPLHVRVGTTEIMLRRHDAKEIKITDVTSGEL, encoded by the coding sequence ATGTCACAAATACATTTAGGGCACTTGTTGCCCGGTCAAAGCGCCACTATTTCAGGAATACAAGCTGACGAAGGTTTGCAACAAAGGCTCCGAGCGTTGGGTTTTCGCGCCAGCAGACAAGTGCAAATGATTCGGCGGGCAGCATTTTTCGGGCCACTCCACGTCCGCGTGGGGACAACAGAAATTATGCTTCGTCGCCACGATGCCAAGGAAATTAAAATTACGGATGTAACATCGGGAGAACTTTGA
- a CDS encoding PAS domain S-box protein, with product MSSSLGYDPLLDLPIDEEDFAQQSLRDRQLRTLFEMALDGMAIADDRGCYLDVNPAACELFGLKREELLGRCIFEFAEPGFNFQQAWQEFQQQEKVRGEFRLVRADGDIRIVEFAATANFLPHRHLSVMRDITQSKRAEARVQELTQQLEQQVCEPVSELEQTQAQLRESQQRLESILNSVEGVVWSIHPETYETIYINPAVEQIFGCSVAEFFSNPNLWFEIIHPDDRDRIANAFVRLQEKGKTRTEYRIIRRDGQVRWLSVNSYLVYDETGKPIRIDGITTDISDRIESESRLEQIARHIPGTIFQFRQRPDGTFHLPYSSEGIREIYGVSPEEVREDASSAFSAIHPDDCDRVTQSLLESASHLTPWYCEYRACLPDGRMLWLVGNATPQREPDGSTLWHGYIRDITDSKRAEAHNQRLLAILENTSDLISTADLTGKTLYINRAWRNLLDINDDNGAIADMEISKGHPEWALDIVLNQGLPEAVRSGSWHGETAILDSIGREIPVSQVILAHKSTDGEVEYFSTTIRDISESKATELALRISENKFRSIIENLNDMVYIINPDTTFSYVSPQFKEVMGYELANFLDASFSHWIYPEDLQICVEAVDRSLQGEKLRGIEYRFLHQDGNYYWHSSNVSALRDCDGQVVACLGIARYIHDRKQAEIALQESNSRWQLALEGAGDGTWDWNIKTNEINFSRQWKAMLGYAEDEIPNAVEEWEIRIHPEDKAQCYEAFSKHQKGETSAYRHEHRLRCKDGSYKWILDRGQVVEWDKEGQPLRFIGTHCDISDRKAAEKNLRQNEQKYHQILDALTEMVLVKGPQSRIVWANKAFRDYYGLTNEQLRDMIDAPFNEPDYTLQYIRDDAYVFETGKTLEVEEPVTRYDGKVQMFNTIKSVIRNEAGETILTVGVSRDISDRKTAEIAQQQLTRKLEEAQRVAHIGNWSFDLATQKITWSAELFRIFGINPEQGEPDFEETIEKYYPEDRELFISCIQAASEQGIPQNFDIRICRADGAVRYINNRMEIERHDRKIVSLFGTVMDITDRKRQEQALRLIVEGTAAKTGEEFFKSCVQYLAQVLGVRYAAIAEFANPEKSIVQTLAFWAGDNFGDNFTCNLAGTACKNTPCKNIDNNGEVCRYPNSVDCLFPQDDTLVALQTQSYAGLPIIDTAGNQLGLLEVMDTKPMEKDLEMQSAILKIFATRAGAEMERIQAEAAVRRSEIQLRQQTEELEITLKKLQNTQTQLIQAEKMSSLGQLVAGVAHEINNPVSFIYSNIKPANDYACGLIKLIHLYQEYYPSPPAAISTLTEDIDFEYLVSDFSNLLESMKTGATRIGDIVKSLRTFSRLDEADFKEIDIHENIDSTLVILQNRLNGRAGKPEIHLIQNYGKLPLVECYGGLLNQVFMNLLVNAIDAIEQRRDSLESKEISDYIGCITITTSLYLENQVVISIQDNGCGMSAEVQEKIFNPFFTTKPVGKGTGMGLATSYQIVTENHQGYLRCFSTVDKGTEFRIELPICQEK from the coding sequence ATGTCATCCTCCTTAGGCTACGACCCTCTGCTGGATCTGCCGATTGATGAAGAAGATTTTGCCCAGCAATCTCTGAGAGACCGCCAATTACGGACGCTTTTTGAGATGGCGCTGGATGGGATGGCGATCGCAGACGATCGAGGATGTTACCTAGATGTCAACCCCGCCGCCTGTGAATTGTTTGGACTAAAGAGAGAGGAACTTCTCGGACGCTGCATCTTTGAGTTTGCAGAACCGGGGTTTAATTTCCAACAAGCATGGCAAGAATTTCAGCAACAAGAGAAAGTACGCGGTGAGTTCCGCTTGGTGCGGGCCGATGGGGATATTCGGATAGTGGAATTTGCTGCTACGGCTAACTTCTTACCGCACCGCCACTTATCCGTAATGCGAGATATTACGCAGAGTAAGCGAGCAGAGGCACGAGTCCAAGAACTGACACAACAGCTAGAGCAGCAAGTTTGCGAACCTGTCAGCGAACTAGAACAAACCCAAGCTCAATTACGGGAATCTCAGCAACGACTGGAAAGCATTTTGAATTCCGTTGAGGGAGTGGTGTGGTCAATTCACCCGGAAACCTATGAGACGATTTACATTAACCCCGCCGTAGAACAAATATTTGGCTGTTCGGTGGCAGAGTTTTTTTCTAACCCTAATCTGTGGTTTGAAATCATTCATCCCGACGATCGCGATCGGATTGCAAATGCTTTCGTCAGACTCCAAGAGAAGGGGAAAACTAGAACAGAATATCGCATTATTCGCCGCGACGGACAGGTGCGCTGGTTGTCTGTTAACTCTTATTTGGTCTATGACGAAACCGGAAAACCGATTCGTATTGATGGGATTACCACAGATATTAGCGATCGCATTGAGTCAGAAAGTCGCCTAGAGCAAATTGCCCGCCACATCCCCGGCACTATTTTTCAGTTTCGTCAACGTCCTGATGGTACTTTCCATCTTCCCTACTCCAGCGAGGGAATTCGAGAAATTTATGGCGTTTCCCCCGAAGAAGTGCGCGAAGATGCTTCTTCAGCTTTTAGTGCTATCCACCCAGATGACTGCGATCGCGTCACTCAATCCCTGCTCGAATCTGCCTCACACCTAACCCCTTGGTATTGCGAATATCGAGCTTGTTTACCCGATGGGCGGATGCTGTGGTTAGTTGGTAATGCTACACCTCAGCGAGAACCCGATGGCAGTACCTTATGGCATGGCTATATTCGGGATATCACAGACAGCAAACGTGCTGAAGCTCACAATCAACGTTTGCTTGCCATTCTGGAAAATACATCAGATTTGATTTCAACTGCTGATTTGACGGGTAAAACTCTTTACATCAATCGAGCTTGGCGAAATTTGCTTGATATTAATGATGATAATGGCGCGATCGCAGATATGGAAATCTCTAAAGGTCATCCAGAGTGGGCTTTAGATATTGTCTTAAATCAGGGTTTGCCAGAAGCAGTACGTTCTGGCAGTTGGCACGGCGAGACGGCAATACTGGATTCGATCGGACGTGAAATCCCTGTTTCTCAGGTAATCCTCGCCCACAAATCAACAGATGGAGAAGTCGAATACTTTTCCACAACCATTCGGGATATCTCAGAAAGCAAAGCCACAGAACTAGCTTTACGAATTAGTGAAAATAAATTTCGCAGCATCATTGAAAATCTCAATGATATGGTTTATATTATCAATCCCGATACCACATTTAGCTATGTCAGTCCCCAGTTTAAAGAAGTCATGGGATATGAACTAGCAAACTTCTTAGATGCGTCTTTTTCTCATTGGATTTATCCAGAAGATTTACAAATTTGTGTAGAGGCCGTAGATCGCTCTTTACAAGGTGAGAAACTGCGGGGAATTGAATACCGATTTTTGCATCAAGATGGTAACTATTACTGGCACTCTTCCAATGTATCAGCCCTGCGAGATTGTGATGGGCAAGTGGTTGCTTGTTTGGGAATAGCCCGTTATATCCACGATCGCAAACAAGCAGAAATCGCTTTGCAAGAAAGTAATAGCCGCTGGCAGTTAGCCCTAGAAGGAGCGGGAGATGGTACTTGGGATTGGAACATCAAAACTAATGAAATCAACTTTTCTCGGCAGTGGAAAGCGATGCTGGGCTACGCAGAAGATGAAATTCCCAATGCTGTAGAAGAGTGGGAAATTCGGATACATCCAGAGGATAAAGCCCAATGCTATGAAGCTTTTTCCAAACACCAGAAGGGCGAAACCTCAGCTTATCGCCACGAACATCGCTTGCGTTGTAAAGATGGTTCTTACAAGTGGATTTTAGATCGCGGTCAGGTGGTGGAATGGGACAAAGAAGGTCAACCTTTGCGGTTTATTGGCACTCATTGCGATATTAGCGATCGCAAAGCTGCCGAAAAAAACCTACGTCAAAACGAGCAAAAGTATCATCAGATTCTAGATGCCCTTACGGAGATGGTGTTAGTCAAAGGCCCTCAATCTCGCATTGTCTGGGCAAACAAGGCATTCCGAGACTATTACGGTCTCACCAACGAGCAACTCAGAGATATGATTGATGCTCCCTTTAATGAACCAGACTATACGCTGCAATACATTCGCGATGATGCTTATGTGTTTGAGACTGGGAAAACATTGGAAGTTGAGGAACCTGTCACCCGTTACGATGGCAAGGTGCAGATGTTCAATACCATTAAATCGGTCATTCGGAACGAAGCAGGCGAGACCATCTTAACAGTGGGCGTATCTCGCGATATTAGCGATCGCAAAACTGCCGAAATCGCCCAACAACAACTTACTAGAAAACTAGAAGAAGCACAACGAGTCGCTCATATTGGCAATTGGTCTTTTGACCTAGCTACCCAAAAAATCACCTGGTCTGCGGAGTTATTTCGGATTTTTGGGATAAATCCCGAACAGGGAGAGCCAGATTTTGAAGAGACGATCGAAAAATATTATCCCGAAGATCGGGAATTATTCATAAGTTGCATTCAAGCAGCAAGCGAGCAAGGAATTCCCCAAAACTTTGACATTCGGATCTGCCGAGCGGATGGTGCAGTCCGCTATATCAATAATCGCATGGAAATCGAACGGCACGATCGAAAAATCGTCAGTTTATTTGGGACAGTAATGGATATTACCGATCGCAAACGCCAAGAACAAGCTCTGCGGTTAATTGTCGAAGGTACGGCGGCGAAAACAGGCGAAGAATTCTTCAAAAGTTGCGTTCAATATCTCGCCCAAGTCTTAGGAGTGCGTTATGCTGCGATCGCTGAATTTGCGAACCCCGAAAAATCGATCGTGCAAACTTTAGCATTTTGGGCCGGAGACAACTTTGGCGATAATTTTACTTGCAATTTAGCTGGGACAGCCTGTAAAAATACACCCTGTAAAAATATTGATAACAATGGTGAGGTATGTCGCTATCCCAATTCTGTAGATTGTTTGTTTCCTCAAGATGATACTTTAGTCGCCCTTCAAACGCAAAGTTATGCTGGTTTACCAATTATAGATACTGCTGGTAATCAGTTGGGATTATTGGAGGTGATGGACACGAAGCCGATGGAAAAAGATTTAGAAATGCAGTCAGCAATTTTGAAAATCTTTGCTACTCGTGCTGGTGCGGAAATGGAGCGGATACAAGCGGAAGCCGCAGTCCGTCGCTCGGAAATTCAACTGCGGCAACAAACTGAAGAATTAGAAATCACTCTTAAAAAATTGCAAAATACTCAGACTCAATTAATTCAAGCCGAAAAAATGTCGAGTTTGGGGCAATTAGTAGCGGGAGTCGCCCATGAAATTAACAATCCCGTGAGTTTTATTTATAGCAATATTAAACCTGCTAATGATTATGCTTGTGGCTTAATTAAGTTAATTCACCTTTACCAAGAGTATTATCCGAGTCCCCCCGCAGCGATTTCTACTTTGACAGAAGATATCGACTTTGAGTATCTAGTAAGTGATTTTTCTAATTTGCTGGAATCGATGAAAACGGGAGCTACACGGATCGGGGATATCGTTAAATCTCTGCGGACATTTTCGCGCTTGGATGAAGCAGATTTTAAAGAAATAGATATTCATGAAAATATCGATAGCACCTTAGTTATTTTACAAAATCGCTTGAATGGTCGGGCGGGAAAACCAGAGATTCATCTCATCCAAAATTATGGGAAATTACCCCTAGTTGAATGTTATGGTGGTTTGTTAAATCAGGTATTTATGAATTTGTTAGTCAATGCTATTGATGCAATTGAACAACGACGAGACAGCCTAGAGTCAAAAGAGATATCGGATTATATTGGTTGCATTACCATTACCACTTCTCTCTATTTAGAAAATCAGGTTGTCATCTCTATTCAAGATAATGGTTGTGGGATGAGTGCCGAAGTTCAAGAAAAAATATTTAATCCATTTTTTACTACTAAACCTGTCGGGAAAGGAACTGGTATGGGGTTAGCAACTAGCTATCAAATTGTGACAGAGAATCATCAGGGTTATTTGCGGTGTTTTTCTACAGTTGACAAAGGGACTGAGTTTAGGATTGAGTTACCGATTTGCCAGGAGAAATAA
- a CDS encoding methanobactin export MATE transporter MbnM has product MKLSRLLAFIAACILSFFLALELSKTLSASRGAIAMTSPLVYQWNIPDWMPKPIVPADNPMSTEKVELGRHLFYEKRLSITGKFSCASCHLQSQAFTDGKTVGIGATGEKHPRNSMSLANIAYNSVLTWANPLQTQLESQLLVPLFGEHPIELGMVGKEEKIISFLGQNPQYQKLFAEAFRESKNSITISHLAKAIAAFERTLISVNSPYDRYRYGGEVNAISAAAKRGEELFNSERLECFHCHGGINFSDSIMHERLAFKEIAFHNTGLYNIDGNGAYPPDNTGVYEITNSPLDMGKFKAPTLRNIDLTAPYMHDGSIKTLEEVIDHYQAGGRNIKKGIFEGVGSENPLKSNFINGFKLTVQEREDLLAFLRSLTDREFINNPAFSDPN; this is encoded by the coding sequence ATGAAGTTATCTCGGTTGTTAGCCTTCATAGCTGCCTGCATTTTATCATTTTTTCTAGCCTTGGAATTGAGTAAAACTTTGTCAGCTTCCAGAGGCGCGATCGCGATGACTTCACCTCTAGTTTATCAGTGGAATATCCCTGATTGGATGCCTAAGCCAATTGTACCAGCAGATAACCCCATGAGTACAGAAAAAGTAGAATTGGGGCGGCATCTTTTCTATGAAAAACGCTTATCAATTACTGGAAAATTTTCCTGTGCCTCCTGTCATCTTCAATCCCAAGCTTTTACCGATGGCAAAACAGTAGGAATCGGTGCCACTGGTGAAAAACACCCGCGCAATTCTATGAGTTTAGCCAATATTGCCTACAATTCTGTGCTAACTTGGGCAAATCCTCTACAAACGCAGTTAGAATCTCAGCTATTAGTTCCGTTATTTGGCGAACATCCTATTGAATTAGGAATGGTAGGAAAGGAAGAAAAAATTATAAGTTTTTTGGGTCAAAATCCTCAATATCAAAAATTATTTGCAGAGGCTTTTAGGGAAAGTAAAAATTCAATTACTATTAGCCATCTGGCAAAAGCTATAGCTGCTTTTGAACGGACTCTAATTTCTGTAAATTCTCCCTACGATCGCTACCGCTACGGCGGTGAAGTCAATGCTATTTCTGCCGCAGCTAAACGGGGTGAAGAGTTATTTAACAGCGAACGTTTAGAATGTTTCCATTGTCACGGTGGCATTAATTTCTCTGATTCTATCATGCACGAACGTTTAGCTTTTAAAGAGATTGCCTTTCACAATACAGGCCTATATAATATCGATGGTAATGGTGCTTATCCGCCTGACAATACAGGAGTTTACGAGATTACAAACTCTCCTTTAGATATGGGAAAATTTAAAGCGCCTACCCTTCGTAATATTGATTTGACTGCACCTTATATGCACGATGGTAGTATTAAGACCCTTGAAGAAGTTATCGATCACTATCAAGCGGGAGGGAGAAATATTAAGAAAGGAATTTTTGAGGGGGTAGGCAGTGAAAATCCACTAAAAAGTAATTTTATTAATGGTTTTAAGTTAACAGTACAAGAGCGGGAAGATTTGCTCGCTTTCCTGCGAAGTTTAACGGATCGAGAGTTTATTAATAACCCGGCATTCAGCGATCCAAATTAG
- a CDS encoding DUF3122 domain-containing protein, whose protein sequence is MNKRLRTLALTIVTVLVLLIAVNITIEPAMALVQKTEEAPGQILYQARHHLKDSSGNTWQVVLFKQSKTNQLDNINLRLVAFPDVAEFAHPKDLQIATTNGQNFTAADVFDRKAPAPNVGQYDLSPLLKKLPVGYALKLSLPLVDGQSLILNIPPSWVEEWQEVAREEGLGARG, encoded by the coding sequence ATGAACAAGCGACTGAGAACTTTAGCTTTAACAATTGTCACTGTTTTAGTGTTATTGATAGCAGTCAATATCACAATAGAGCCAGCAATGGCTTTAGTCCAAAAGACAGAAGAAGCACCAGGTCAAATCCTTTACCAAGCCCGCCATCATCTAAAAGATTCCAGCGGCAACACTTGGCAAGTGGTTCTGTTTAAACAAAGTAAAACCAATCAATTAGATAATATCAATTTGCGATTAGTTGCTTTTCCCGATGTCGCAGAATTTGCTCACCCAAAAGATTTACAGATTGCAACAACTAACGGGCAAAATTTTACAGCAGCGGATGTTTTCGATCGAAAAGCTCCGGCTCCTAATGTGGGACAGTACGATTTAAGTCCCCTTCTGAAAAAATTGCCAGTAGGTTATGCTCTCAAACTTTCATTGCCACTCGTTGATGGGCAATCTCTAATTCTAAATATTCCCCCTTCTTGGGTAGAAGAATGGCAAGAAGTTGCTAGGGAAGAGGGGCTAGGGGCTAGGGGCTAG
- the psbA gene encoding photosystem II q(b) protein, producing the protein MTTTLSRPIGDNLWSRFCNWITSTENRLYIGWFGVLMVPTILTATIVFILAFIAAPPVDLDGIREPVSGSLLYGNNIITGTIVPTSAAIGLHLYPLWEAASIDEWLYNGGPYQLIVLHFLIGIYAYMGREWELSYRLGMRPWIAVAYSAPVAAATAVLLIYPIGQGSFSDGLMLGISGTFNFMIVFQAEHNILMHPFHQLGVIGVFGGSLFAAMHGSLVTSSLLRETTENESANTGYKFGQEQETYNIVAAHGYFGRLIFQYASFNNSRSLHFFLAAWPVVGIWFAALGISTMAFNLNGFNFNESILDNQGRPISTWADIINRANLGIEVIHERNAHNFPLDLAASEFLPIAMNAPAIHG; encoded by the coding sequence ATGACAACTACTTTAAGCAGACCCATAGGAGATAACCTATGGTCTCGGTTCTGTAACTGGATTACTAGCACAGAAAATCGGCTTTATATTGGCTGGTTTGGCGTGTTAATGGTTCCTACCATCTTAACTGCCACTATCGTTTTTATCCTGGCCTTTATTGCTGCCCCTCCCGTCGATTTAGATGGCATCCGCGAGCCAGTTTCCGGTTCTCTACTTTACGGGAACAACATCATTACTGGTACCATTGTGCCGACTTCTGCGGCTATTGGTTTGCACCTTTACCCTTTATGGGAAGCAGCTTCTATTGATGAATGGCTTTACAATGGCGGCCCTTATCAGCTAATTGTCCTGCACTTTTTAATCGGCATTTACGCTTACATGGGTCGCGAGTGGGAGCTTAGCTACCGATTAGGAATGCGCCCCTGGATTGCAGTTGCTTATTCTGCGCCTGTTGCTGCTGCAACTGCCGTTCTTTTAATCTATCCTATCGGGCAAGGCAGCTTTTCTGATGGTTTAATGCTGGGTATTTCTGGAACTTTCAACTTTATGATTGTGTTCCAAGCTGAGCATAATATTCTCATGCACCCCTTCCATCAATTAGGTGTAATTGGTGTCTTTGGTGGTTCGCTATTTGCCGCCATGCACGGCAGTTTGGTAACTTCTTCTCTGTTGCGAGAAACAACTGAAAACGAATCAGCTAATACAGGTTATAAGTTTGGACAAGAGCAAGAAACTTATAACATTGTTGCAGCTCACGGCTATTTCGGACGCTTAATTTTCCAATATGCCAGCTTCAACAACTCTCGCTCTTTGCACTTCTTTTTAGCTGCTTGGCCAGTTGTAGGTATTTGGTTCGCAGCTTTGGGAATTTCCACAATGGCTTTTAACCTGAACGGGTTTAATTTTAACGAGTCAATTCTTGACAATCAAGGACGACCGATTAGCACCTGGGCGGATATTATTAACCGCGCTAATTTGGGGATTGAAGTCATCCACGAGCGCAATGCTCATAACTTCCCTCTGGATTTAGCTGCTAGTGAGTTCTTGCCTATTGCTATGAACGCTCCTGCTATTCATGGCTAG
- the feoB gene encoding ferrous iron transport protein B — MKQIAVVGMPNTGKSTFFNRITGANARIGNWPGITVDLMVAKVQLGNEAAEMVDLPGIYDLHGFSEDEQVVRNFLENNPIHLVLMILNATQIDRQISLALQVKCLGVPAVLLLNMADEAPQFGVDIDQQKMSEHLGMPVMPISAKYGQGYATAYQAITDSLNRQEKAISVGKINEHLVSDRQIADEMGSLLKAAVHVPHQIKENWTTKLDAVLLHPVLGLPIFFAAMFLMFQAVYALGTPMQELLGSGFDWIQANALEPLLGGVPELFRGFLIDGLYTGMTTVAAFIPVILLFFICMAVIEDSGYLSRSAFLMDVLMQKMGLDGRSFVMSLMGFGCNVPAIMGTRVMRSPGLRLLTMMVIPFSLCSARLNVFIFMSTALFAAKTAPIVLFSLYLLSFVAAILTAALFKGKFESKEPFILELPPYRFPTFKQMLLRSWCEVRHFVKWSNKFIIFGVVAIWALNNLPPGLPPASSQTLSGILGQLTQPIFDPIGINPQLTVALLFGFIAKEIVLGGLAVIYGKSEDADLMGAIAQQVDWVQAYSFMLFTLLYVPCLSTIAVLKSESKSAKFAWLSVLWSIALAWGASFIFYQGARALGF; from the coding sequence ATGAAACAGATTGCAGTTGTGGGAATGCCAAATACGGGGAAATCAACTTTTTTTAACCGCATTACTGGCGCTAATGCTAGGATTGGTAACTGGCCGGGGATTACTGTAGATTTGATGGTGGCAAAAGTCCAACTGGGGAATGAAGCAGCGGAAATGGTGGACTTGCCAGGGATTTATGACTTGCACGGCTTTTCGGAAGATGAGCAAGTAGTAAGAAATTTTCTTGAGAATAATCCCATACATTTAGTGCTGATGATTCTCAACGCTACTCAAATTGACCGCCAAATTAGCCTAGCTTTGCAGGTGAAATGTTTAGGTGTACCAGCGGTGTTACTGCTAAATATGGCAGATGAAGCGCCACAATTTGGGGTCGATATTGACCAACAGAAAATGTCAGAGCATCTAGGGATGCCTGTGATGCCTATTAGTGCTAAATACGGTCAGGGTTACGCAACTGCTTACCAAGCAATTACTGATAGTTTGAACCGTCAGGAAAAGGCGATTTCTGTTGGTAAGATTAATGAGCATTTAGTGAGCGATCGCCAAATAGCTGACGAGATGGGAAGTTTGTTAAAAGCTGCCGTTCACGTCCCGCATCAAATTAAAGAAAATTGGACAACTAAACTAGATGCGGTGCTGCTGCATCCGGTGTTGGGGTTGCCGATATTTTTTGCAGCCATGTTTTTGATGTTCCAGGCAGTATATGCTCTGGGAACTCCTATGCAGGAGTTATTAGGCTCTGGCTTTGATTGGATTCAAGCTAATGCTTTAGAACCGCTACTGGGAGGAGTACCAGAGTTATTTAGGGGTTTCTTAATTGACGGTCTTTATACTGGGATGACGACGGTAGCGGCATTTATTCCCGTGATTTTGCTGTTCTTTATCTGCATGGCGGTGATCGAAGATAGTGGCTATTTATCGCGATCGGCATTTTTGATGGATGTTTTGATGCAGAAAATGGGATTGGATGGCCGATCTTTTGTGATGTCGTTGATGGGATTTGGCTGCAACGTCCCCGCAATTATGGGAACGCGGGTAATGCGATCGCCAGGATTGCGGTTGTTGACAATGATGGTAATTCCCTTTTCTCTTTGTTCGGCTCGGTTGAATGTATTCATCTTTATGAGTACGGCGCTATTTGCAGCTAAAACTGCACCTATAGTGTTGTTTAGTTTGTATTTACTGAGTTTTGTTGCAGCTATTTTAACTGCGGCTTTGTTTAAGGGTAAGTTTGAGAGTAAAGAGCCTTTTATCTTAGAATTGCCGCCTTATCGCTTTCCCACTTTTAAGCAAATGTTACTGCGTTCTTGGTGCGAAGTTCGTCACTTTGTCAAGTGGTCGAATAAGTTTATTATCTTTGGAGTAGTAGCAATTTGGGCGCTGAATAATTTGCCTCCGGGCCTACCACCTGCAAGTTCTCAAACTTTGTCGGGAATACTTGGTCAGTTGACACAGCCTATTTTTGACCCAATTGGGATTAATCCTCAATTGACAGTGGCGCTACTGTTTGGGTTTATTGCCAAGGAGATTGTTTTGGGTGGTTTAGCGGTGATTTATGGCAAGTCTGAGGATGCAGATTTGATGGGTGCGATCGCGCAACAGGTAGACTGGGTACAAGCTTATAGTTTTATGCTTTTTACTTTGCTGTATGTGCCTTGTCTGTCCACAATTGCGGTACTTAAAAGTGAGTCTAAAAGCGCCAAGTTTGCTTGGCTTTCCGTGCTATGGTCAATAGCTTTAGCTTGGGGAGCAAGTTTTATTTTTTACCAAGGTGCAAGGGCTTTAGGGTTTTAG
- a CDS encoding ArsR/SmtB family transcription factor, with protein sequence MLETSPKTLAPVADYFKILSEVSRLQVLCCLKSGAKNVTEIIEMTGLGQANVSKHLKAIAQMGMVSRTQVGVSVYYEISDPLIFELCELVCSRLGERLEYQSEQLKQLEGLHQKQK encoded by the coding sequence GTGCTAGAGACATCTCCCAAAACCTTAGCTCCTGTGGCAGATTATTTCAAAATCCTTTCTGAAGTTAGCCGACTTCAGGTTTTGTGCTGCCTCAAATCTGGAGCAAAAAATGTTACTGAAATCATTGAAATGACGGGACTCGGACAGGCGAATGTTTCTAAACACCTGAAAGCGATCGCGCAAATGGGTATGGTTTCTCGAACCCAAGTTGGAGTCAGTGTGTATTACGAAATTTCCGATCCGCTAATTTTTGAACTTTGTGAGTTAGTGTGCAGTCGTCTGGGGGAGCGCTTAGAATACCAATCTGAGCAGTTGAAACAGCTTGAGGGTCTGCATCAAAAGCAGAAATAA